Proteins co-encoded in one Lynx canadensis isolate LIC74 chromosome C1, mLynCan4.pri.v2, whole genome shotgun sequence genomic window:
- the GJB4 gene encoding gap junction beta-4 protein translates to MNWASLQGLLSGVNKYSTALGRIWLSVVFIFRVLVYVVAAEEVWDDEQKDFVCNTKQPGCPNVCYDEFFPVSHVRLWALQLILVTCPSLLVVMHVAYRQERERKHRLKHGPNAPSLYDNPSKKRGGLWWTYLLSLVFKAAVDSAFLYIFHRLYQDYDMPRVVACSESPCPHTVDCYISRPTEKKVFTYFMVATAVICILLNLSEVVYLVGKRCLETFSPKRQRSPRRDHLPDTCPPYVLSQREHPQDGNSVLMKAGSATLDAGGFP, encoded by the coding sequence ATGAACTGGGCGTCCCTGCAGGGCCTCCTGAGCGGGGTCAACAAGTACTCCACGGCGCTGGGCCGCATCTGGCTGTCGGTGGTGTTCATCTTCCGCGTGCTGGTGTACGTGGTGGCCGCGGAGGAGGTGTGGGACGACGAGCAGAAGGACTTCGTCTGCAACACCAAGCAGCCAGGCTGCCCCAACGTCTGCTACGACGAGTTCTTCCCCGTGTCCCACGTGCGCCTCTGGGCCCTGCAGCTCATCTTAGTCACCTGCCCCTCGCTGCTCGTGGTCATGCACGTCGCCTACCGCCAGGAGCGGGAGCGGAAGCACCGCCTGAAGCACGGCCCCAACGCCCCGTCCCTGTACGACAACCCCAGCAAGAAGCGGGGCGGGCTCTGGTGGACGTACTTGCTGAGTCTCGTTTTCAAGGCTGCCGTCGACTCTGCCTTCCTCTACATCTTCCACCGCCTCTACCAGGACTACGACATGCCCCGGGTGGTGGCCTGCTCCGAGTCCCCTTGCCCCCACACTGTGGACTGCTACATCTCCCGACCCACGGAGAAGAAGGTCTTCACCTACTTCATGGTGGCCACAGCTGTGATCTGCATCCTGCTCAACCTCAGTGAGGTCGTCTACCTGGTGGGCAAGAGGTGCCTGGAGACCTTCAGCCCGAAGCGCCAGCGGTCTCCGCGCCGGGATCACCTGCCCGATACGTGCCCCCCATATGTCCTCTCCCAGAGAGAGCACCCCCAAGATGGGAACTCTGTCCTAATGAAGGCCGGGTCGGCCACGTTGGATGCAGGTGGGTTTCCATAA